The Sulfuricurvum sp. sequence CGATCTATTTTCCTCCAGTAATGCAAAAAACACCTCTTCAGGCACCGGTTTGGAAAAATAATACCCTTGATAATATCCGCATCCACGCTCTTTCAGATATTCCATTTGATATTTTTCTTCTACCCCTTCGGCGATGACGTTCAGATTGAGCGTCTGCCCCATAGCAATGATCGTATTCAAAAGGATATGATCGTTGTTTTCGTTTTCTGAAATGTCATCTACAAAGCTTTTGTCGATTTTCAGTGAATTGATCGGAAATTGGCGCAGATACGAGAGGGACGAATACCCTGTACCAAAATCATCCATACAGATATGGATTCCCAACCCTTTCATCTTTTTGAGCACCTCGAGCGTTACGTCGAGATATTCCATCATGACGCTTTCTGTTATTTCTATGGCCAGTTGAGAGGGATCTATCTGATTGGTCTGAATGGCATTTTCGATGTCGGAAAACAGATGGAGATTTTGAAATTGTCGGGTGGATACATTGCATGAGACATGGACATCGTTATATCCTGCATTTTGCATACGACTGAGCATTGCAACCGTTTCGTCAATAATCCATGTACCCAATTTTAAAATAAATCCGGTATTTTCAGCAATGGTAATAAAACTTCCGGGATATATCATCCCTTTTAAATGGTGATTCCATCGAATCAAAGCTTCCGCCCCGATAATCTTGCCGCTTGGGATATGTATTTTTGGCTGATAATAGAGTACAAATTCCCGCTCTTCCAAAGCACGATGCATATCGTTGGCAATCTGAACATCTTCATGTACTTGCGCATTTAATGTGGAGGTGAAAAAACTGAATTGATCTCGCCCCTCGGATTTGGCCTTATACATCGCGATATCCGCAAACTTCATCAACTCATTGATCTCTTTGGAATCATCCGGGTAGACGGATACACCGATACTGGTTGATAGTCTGAGAAAATGATTTTTGATAATCCACTCTTGGCGAAAAGCATCGAGAATTTTTACGATAACCTGTTCCAAACTCCCTGAATCGTTAAAATCATTGAGTACGATAATAAATTCATCGCCGCCAATACGTGCGACAATATCATTCTCTCGAATCATGGACTTCAGCTTATGCGAAACGGATTTAAGGAGAGCATCTCCGACGTTATGTCCGAGCGTATCGTTAATATTTTTAAAATGGTCCAAATCCAAAAACAACACGGCAAATTTTCGCTCATAGCGATTTGCATTGGCAACCATCAGTTTTAATTGAGAATAGAGATTATAACGGTTCGGCAATCCCGTAAGCGAGTCATGCATAGAGGTAAAACTGAGTTCTTGATTGAGTCCCAAGATCTGATTTTCAGAACGGTTTTGCTCCACACCGTATTCGATCTGCAGTTTTATAATATACCCGATCACCAACGCTTCGGCAATAACGAATATCGCGTGCAATAAAACGATGTCCATACCGCATCCGTAATTGAAAACCATAACCGGCATATTAAACAGCGATACTTCATACAGCTGAAGATAGTTGAAGATGAGATGGTGGACGATCGTCGTAGCTGCCGCTACAAATACGGGGACGATGTCTTTATAGATAGAAAGAATAGCCAAGGCGATAAAAACATGAAAATGCATCTCTATCCGCCCGAGATGCTGTTGAATGTAGATCAAAGAAAACAGCATCATCCCTATTCCGACAAGGGCACGCATAACTTGTGTCCCTTTGAAAAAACGGTAGGAAAACACTAAAATCAAAGTGATCATTCCCCCGCC is a genomic window containing:
- a CDS encoding EAL domain-containing protein; protein product: MNSIYENLFRLPTVPAFAQKNFREHFLQADKVMLVIIAVQWFIATFITSISYNTYLYGFVGGGMITLILVFSYRFFKGTQVMRALVGIGMMLFSLIYIQQHLGRIEMHFHVFIALAILSIYKDIVPVFVAAATTIVHHLIFNYLQLYEVSLFNMPVMVFNYGCGMDIVLLHAIFVIAEALVIGYIIKLQIEYGVEQNRSENQILGLNQELSFTSMHDSLTGLPNRYNLYSQLKLMVANANRYERKFAVLFLDLDHFKNINDTLGHNVGDALLKSVSHKLKSMIRENDIVARIGGDEFIIVLNDFNDSGSLEQVIVKILDAFRQEWIIKNHFLRLSTSIGVSVYPDDSKEINELMKFADIAMYKAKSEGRDQFSFFTSTLNAQVHEDVQIANDMHRALEEREFVLYYQPKIHIPSGKIIGAEALIRWNHHLKGMIYPGSFITIAENTGFILKLGTWIIDETVAMLSRMQNAGYNDVHVSCNVSTRQFQNLHLFSDIENAIQTNQIDPSQLAIEITESVMMEYLDVTLEVLKKMKGLGIHICMDDFGTGYSSLSYLRQFPINSLKIDKSFVDDISENENNDHILLNTIIAMGQTLNLNVIAEGVEEKYQMEYLKERGCGYYQGYYFSKPVPEEVFFALLEENRSI